A section of the Silene latifolia chloroplast, complete genome genome encodes:
- the rpoB gene encoding RNA polymerase beta subunit — MLREGNELMSTIPGFNQIQFEGFCQFIDQGLPEELYKFPKIEDTDQEIEFQLFVETYQLVEPVIKEKDAVYKSLTYSSELYVSAGLIWKTGREIQEQTILIGNIPLMNSLGTFLVNGIYRIVINQILQSPGIYYRSELDHNGISVYTGTIISDWGGRSELEIDRKARIWARVSRKQKISILVLSSAMGSNLKEILDNVCYPEIFLSFLNDKDKKNFGSKENAILEFYQQFACVGGDPVFSESLCKELQKKFFQQKCELGRIGRRNMNRRLNLDIPQNNTFLLPRDILAATDHLIGMKFGMGTLDDMNHLKNKRIRSVADLLQDQFGLALVRLENVVRGTICGAIRHKLIPTPQNLVTSTPLTTTYESFFGLHPLSQVLDRTNPLTQIVHGRKLSYLGPGGLTGRTASFRIRDIHPSHYGRICPIDTSEGINVGLIGSLAIHARIGLLGSLESPFYKISERSAMVQMLFLSPSIDEYYMVSTGNSLALNQGIQEEQVVPARYRQEFLTIAWEQVHLRSIFPFQYFSIGASLIPFIEHNDANRALMSSNMQRQAVPLSQSEKCIVGTGLERQAALDSGVLAIAEHEGKILYTDTDKIIFSGNGDIQSIPLVMYQRSNKNTCMHQNPRIPRGKCIKKGQILADGAATVGGELALGKNILVAYMPWEGYNFEDAVLISERLVYEDIYTSFHIRKYDIQTYVTSQGPERVTSEIPHLEAHLLRNLDKNGIVRLGSWVETGDILVGKLTPQMAKESSYAPEDRLLRAILGIQVSTSKETCLKLPIGGRGRVIDVRWIQKKGGSSYNPETIHVYILQKREIKVGDKVAGRHGNKGIISKILPRQDMPYLQDGRPVDMVFNPLGVPSRMNVGQIFECSLGLAGGLLDRHYRIAPFDERYEQEASRKLVFSELYQASKQTSEPWIFEPEYPGKSRIFDGRTGDLFEQPVIIGNPYILKLIHQVDDKIHGRSSGHYALVTQQPLRGRAKQGGQRVGEMEVWALEGFGVAHILQEMLTYKSDHIKARQDVLGTTIIGGTIPNPEDAPESFRLLIRELRSLALELNHFLVSEKTFQINRMEA; from the coding sequence ATGTTACGAGAGGGAAATGAACTGATGTCTACAATACCCGGGTTTAATCAGATACAATTTGAAGGATTTTGTCAGTTCATTGATCAGGGCTTACCGGAAGAGCTTTATAAGTTTCCAAAAATTGAAGATACAGATCAAGAAATTGAATTTCAATTATTTGTGGAAACATATCAATTGGTAGAACCCGTGATAAAAGAAAAGGATGCTGTGTATAAATCACTTACATATTCTTCTGAATTATATGTATCCGCAGGATTAATTTGGAAAACCGGCCGGGAGATACAAGAACAAACAATTTTGATTGGAAACATCCCTCTAATGAATTCCCTGGGAACTTTTCTAGTAAATGGAATATACAGAATTGTGATCAATCAAATATTGCAAAGCCCCGGTATTTATTACCGGTCGGAATTGGACCATAATGGAATTTCGGTCTATACCGGCACGATAATATCAGATTGGGGAGGAAGATCAGAATTAGAGATTGATAGAAAAGCAAGGATATGGGCTCGTGTAAGTAGGAAACAGAAAATATCTATTCTAGTTCTATCATCAGCTATGGGTTCGAATCTAAAAGAAATTCTGGATAATGTTTGTTACCCGGAAATTTTCTTGTCTTTCTTGAATGATAAAGATAAAAAAAATTTTGGGTCAAAGGAAAATGCCATTTTGGAGTTTTATCAACAATTTGCTTGTGTAGGGGGGGACCCGGTATTTTCGGAATCTTTATGTAAAGAATTACAAAAAAAATTCTTTCAGCAAAAATGCGAATTAGGAAGGATTGGTCGACGAAATATGAACCGTCGACTGAATCTTGATATACCCCAAAACAATACGTTTTTGTTACCGCGTGATATATTGGCAGCTACGGATCACTTGATTGGAATGAAATTTGGAATGGGTACACTTGATGATATGAATCATTTGAAAAATAAACGTATTCGCTCTGTAGCAGATCTCTTACAAGATCAATTCGGATTGGCTCTGGTTCGTTTAGAAAATGTGGTTCGAGGAACTATATGTGGAGCAATTCGGCATAAATTAATACCGACTCCTCAGAATTTGGTAACTTCAACTCCATTAACAACGACTTATGAATCTTTTTTTGGATTACACCCATTATCTCAAGTTTTGGATCGAACTAATCCATTGACACAAATAGTTCATGGGCGAAAATTGAGTTATTTGGGCCCCGGGGGATTGACAGGGCGAACGGCTAGTTTTCGGATACGCGATATTCACCCTAGTCACTACGGGCGTATTTGCCCAATTGACACATCTGAAGGAATTAATGTTGGACTTATTGGATCCTTAGCAATTCATGCAAGAATTGGTCTTTTGGGGTCTCTAGAAAGTCCTTTTTATAAAATTTCTGAGAGATCGGCAATGGTACAGATGCTTTTTTTATCACCAAGTATAGATGAATACTATATGGTATCTACGGGGAATTCTTTGGCACTGAACCAAGGTATTCAGGAAGAACAGGTTGTTCCGGCTCGATACCGTCAAGAATTCCTGACTATTGCGTGGGAACAGGTTCATCTTCGAAGTATTTTTCCCTTCCAATATTTTTCTATTGGAGCTTCCCTCATTCCTTTTATCGAGCACAACGATGCAAATCGAGCTTTAATGAGTTCTAATATGCAACGTCAAGCAGTTCCACTTTCTCAGTCCGAGAAATGCATTGTTGGAACCGGGTTGGAACGCCAAGCGGCCCTAGATTCTGGGGTTCTCGCTATAGCCGAACATGAGGGAAAGATCCTTTATACCGATACTGATAAGATCATTTTTTCAGGTAATGGGGATATTCAAAGCATTCCATTAGTAATGTATCAACGTTCTAATAAAAATACTTGTATGCACCAAAACCCCCGGATTCCGCGGGGTAAATGCATTAAAAAGGGACAAATTTTAGCAGATGGGGCCGCTACAGTTGGGGGCGAACTAGCTTTGGGAAAAAACATATTAGTGGCTTATATGCCGTGGGAAGGCTACAATTTTGAAGATGCGGTACTCATTAGTGAGCGTCTTGTATATGAAGATATTTATACTTCTTTTCACATACGGAAATATGACATTCAGACTTATGTGACAAGTCAAGGACCCGAAAGGGTCACGAGCGAAATACCGCACTTAGAAGCCCATTTACTCCGCAATTTAGACAAAAATGGAATTGTGAGGTTGGGATCATGGGTAGAAACGGGTGATATTTTGGTAGGTAAATTAACACCCCAGATGGCAAAAGAATCTTCGTATGCCCCCGAAGATAGATTATTACGAGCCATACTTGGCATTCAGGTATCCACATCCAAAGAAACTTGTCTAAAACTCCCTATAGGTGGTAGGGGTCGAGTTATTGATGTGAGATGGATCCAGAAAAAAGGGGGCTCTAGCTATAACCCAGAAACAATTCATGTATATATTTTACAGAAACGTGAAATAAAAGTTGGGGATAAAGTAGCCGGAAGACATGGAAATAAAGGTATCATTTCAAAAATTTTGCCTAGACAAGATATGCCTTATTTGCAAGATGGAAGACCCGTTGATATGGTCTTTAACCCATTAGGAGTACCTTCACGAATGAATGTAGGACAGATATTTGAATGTTCGCTCGGGTTAGCGGGAGGTCTGCTAGATAGACATTATCGAATCGCACCTTTTGATGAGAGATATGAACAAGAGGCTTCGAGAAAACTTGTGTTTTCTGAATTATATCAAGCCAGTAAACAAACATCGGAGCCGTGGATCTTTGAACCCGAGTATCCGGGAAAGAGTCGAATATTTGATGGAAGAACAGGGGATCTTTTTGAGCAACCTGTTATAATAGGAAATCCTTATATATTGAAATTAATTCATCAAGTTGATGATAAAATCCATGGACGTTCTAGTGGACATTATGCACTTGTTACACAGCAACCCCTTCGAGGAAGAGCCAAGCAAGGAGGACAACGCGTAGGAGAAATGGAAGTTTGGGCTCTAGAAGGATTTGGTGTTGCACATATTTTACAAGAGATGCTTACTTATAAATCGGATCATATTAAAGCTCGCCAGGACGTACTTGGTACTACGATCATTGGGGGAACAATACCTAACCCCGAGGATGCTCCAGAATCTTTTCGACTGCTCATTCGAGAACTACGATCTTTGGCTCTGGAACTGAACCATTTCCTTGTATCTGAGAAAACCTTCCAGATTAATAGGATGGAAGCTTAA
- the petN gene encoding cytochrome b6/f complex subunit VIII, producing MDIVSLAWAALMVVFTFSLSLVVWGRSGL from the coding sequence ATGGATATTGTAAGTCTCGCTTGGGCTGCTTTAATGGTAGTCTTTACATTTTCTCTTTCACTTGTAGTATGGGGAAGAAGTGGACTCTAG
- the psbM gene encoding photosystem II protein M — MEVNILAFIATALFILVPTAFLLIIYVKTVSQND; from the coding sequence ATGGAAGTAAATATTCTTGCATTTATTGCTACTGCGCTCTTCATTCTAGTTCCTACTGCTTTTCTACTTATCATTTATGTAAAAACGGTCAGCCAAAATGATTAG
- the psbD gene encoding photosystem II protein D2: MTIAVGKFTKDEKDLFDIMDDWLRRDRFVFVGWSGLLLFPCAYFAVGGWFTGTTFVTSWYTHGLASSYLEGCNFLTAAVSTPANSLAHSLLLLWGPEAQGDFTRWCQLGGLWTFVALHGAFGLIGFMLRQFELARSVQLRPYNAIAFSGPIAVFVSVFLIYPLGQSGWFFAPSFGVAAIFRFILFFQGFHNWTLNPFHMMGVAGVLGAALLCAIHGATVENTLFEDGDGANTFRAFNPTQAEETYSMVTANRFWSQIFGVAFSNKRWLHFFMLFVPVTGLWMSALGVVGLALNLRAYDFVSQEIRAAEDPEFETFYTKNILLNEGIRAWMAAQDQPHENLIFPEEVLPRGNAL, from the coding sequence ATGACTATAGCCGTTGGTAAATTTACCAAAGATGAAAAAGATTTGTTTGATATTATGGATGACTGGTTACGTAGAGACCGTTTCGTTTTTGTAGGTTGGTCTGGTCTATTGCTCTTTCCTTGTGCTTATTTCGCTGTAGGGGGTTGGTTTACGGGTACGACGTTTGTAACGTCATGGTATACCCATGGGTTGGCCAGTTCCTATTTGGAAGGCTGCAATTTCTTAACCGCAGCCGTTTCTACTCCTGCTAATAGTTTAGCACACTCTTTGTTGTTGCTGTGGGGTCCTGAAGCACAAGGAGATTTTACTCGTTGGTGTCAATTAGGCGGCCTGTGGACTTTTGTTGCTCTTCATGGCGCTTTCGGACTAATAGGTTTTATGTTACGCCAATTCGAACTTGCTCGATCTGTTCAATTGCGCCCTTATAATGCAATCGCATTCTCTGGCCCAATTGCTGTTTTTGTTTCTGTATTCCTAATTTATCCACTAGGCCAGTCTGGTTGGTTCTTTGCGCCTAGTTTTGGTGTAGCAGCCATATTCCGATTCATCCTCTTTTTTCAAGGGTTTCATAATTGGACGCTGAACCCTTTTCATATGATGGGGGTTGCTGGTGTATTGGGCGCCGCTCTGCTATGCGCTATTCATGGTGCTACCGTAGAAAATACTTTATTTGAAGATGGTGATGGGGCAAATACATTCCGGGCTTTTAACCCAACCCAAGCTGAGGAAACTTATTCAATGGTCACCGCTAACCGTTTTTGGTCCCAAATCTTTGGGGTTGCTTTTTCCAATAAACGTTGGTTACATTTCTTTATGTTATTTGTACCAGTAACCGGTTTATGGATGAGTGCTCTTGGGGTAGTCGGTCTGGCCTTGAACCTACGTGCCTATGACTTCGTTTCCCAGGAAATCCGTGCAGCCGAAGATCCTGAATTTGAGACTTTCTACACCAAAAATATTCTCTTAAACGAAGGTATTCGTGCTTGGATGGCGGCTCAAGATCAGCCTCATGAAAACCTTATATTCCCTGAGGAGGTTCTACCCCGTGGAAACGCTCTTTAA
- the psbC gene encoding photosystem II CP43 chlorophyll apoprotein, whose protein sequence is MKTLYSLRRFYPVETLFNGTLALAGRDQETTGFAWWAGNARLINLSGKLLGAHVAHAGLIVFWAGAMNLFEVAHFVPEKPMYEQGLILLPHLATLGWGVGPGGEVIDTFPYFVSGVLHLISSAVLGFGGIYHALLGPETLEESFPFFGYVWKDRNKMTTILGIHLILLGIGAFLLVFKALYFGGVYDTWAPGGGDVRKITNITLSPSIILGYLLKSPFGGEGWIVSVDDLEDIIGGHVWIGSICILGGIWHILTKPFAWARRALVWSGEAYLSYSLGALSVFGFIACCFVWFNNTAYPSEFYGPTGPEASQAQAFTFLVRDQRLGANVGSAQGPTGLGKYLMRSPTGEVIFGGETMRFWDLRAPWLEPLRGPNGLDLSRLKKDIQPWQERRSAEYMTHAPLGSLNSVGGVATEINAVNYVSPRSWLATSHFVLGFFLFVGHLWHAGRARAAAAGFEKGIDRDFEPVLSMTPLN, encoded by the coding sequence ATGAAAACCTTATATTCCCTGAGGAGGTTCTACCCCGTGGAAACGCTCTTTAATGGAACTTTAGCTTTAGCCGGTCGTGACCAGGAAACCACCGGTTTCGCTTGGTGGGCCGGGAACGCTCGACTTATCAATTTATCTGGTAAACTACTTGGAGCTCATGTAGCCCATGCCGGATTAATCGTATTCTGGGCCGGAGCAATGAATCTCTTTGAAGTGGCTCATTTCGTACCAGAGAAACCGATGTATGAACAAGGATTAATTTTACTTCCCCACCTAGCTACTCTAGGATGGGGGGTAGGCCCCGGCGGAGAAGTTATAGACACCTTTCCATACTTTGTCTCTGGAGTACTTCACTTAATTTCTTCGGCAGTATTGGGCTTTGGTGGTATTTATCATGCACTTCTGGGCCCTGAAACTCTTGAAGAATCTTTTCCATTCTTTGGTTATGTGTGGAAAGATAGAAATAAAATGACCACAATTTTGGGCATTCACTTAATCTTGTTAGGTATAGGCGCTTTTCTTCTAGTATTCAAAGCTCTTTATTTTGGGGGCGTATATGATACCTGGGCTCCGGGAGGGGGGGATGTAAGAAAAATTACCAACATAACCCTTAGTCCAAGTATTATATTAGGTTATTTACTAAAATCGCCTTTTGGGGGAGAAGGGTGGATTGTTAGTGTAGACGATCTGGAAGATATAATCGGGGGGCACGTATGGATAGGTTCCATTTGTATACTTGGTGGAATTTGGCATATCTTAACTAAACCTTTTGCATGGGCTCGTCGCGCACTTGTTTGGTCGGGAGAAGCTTATTTGTCTTATAGTTTAGGTGCTTTATCCGTCTTTGGTTTCATTGCTTGTTGCTTTGTCTGGTTCAATAATACTGCTTATCCTAGTGAGTTTTACGGACCCACTGGACCAGAAGCTTCTCAAGCCCAAGCATTTACTTTTTTAGTTAGAGATCAACGTCTTGGCGCTAACGTGGGATCCGCTCAAGGACCAACTGGTTTAGGTAAGTATCTAATGCGTTCTCCGACTGGAGAAGTTATTTTTGGGGGAGAAACTATGCGTTTTTGGGATTTGCGCGCTCCTTGGTTAGAACCCCTTAGGGGTCCAAATGGTTTGGACTTGAGTCGGCTGAAAAAAGACATACAACCTTGGCAAGAACGACGTTCAGCTGAATATATGACTCACGCTCCTTTAGGTTCTTTAAATTCTGTGGGTGGTGTAGCTACCGAGATCAATGCGGTCAACTATGTCTCTCCTAGAAGTTGGTTAGCCACTTCGCATTTTGTTTTAGGATTCTTCCTATTTGTAGGCCATTTGTGGCATGCGGGAAGGGCTCGTGCAGCTGCAGCAGGATTTGAAAAAGGAATTGATCGTGATTTTGAACCTGTTCTTTCGATGACCCCTCTTAATTGA
- the psbZ gene encoding photosystem II protein Z: MTIAFQLAVFALIATSSILLISVPVVFASPDGWSSNKNILFSGTSLWIGLVFLVGILNSLIS, translated from the coding sequence ATGACTATAGCTTTCCAATTGGCTGTTTTTGCATTAATCGCTACTTCATCAATCTTACTGATTAGCGTACCCGTTGTATTTGCTTCTCCTGATGGTTGGTCAAGTAACAAAAATATTTTATTTTCCGGTACATCATTATGGATTGGGTTAGTTTTTCTGGTGGGGATCCTTAATTCTCTCATTTCTTGA